In Vigna unguiculata cultivar IT97K-499-35 chromosome 3, ASM411807v1, whole genome shotgun sequence, a single genomic region encodes these proteins:
- the LOC114175068 gene encoding LRR receptor-like serine/threonine-protein kinase GSO1, translating into MKLIPVRHSAMGSIWMCHFFLLLFILDTSLIASMANNATDSYWLIRIKSELVDPSGALGNWSPTTHVCDWNGVTCAVDQEHVIALNLSGSGISGSISVEFRHLSSIQTLDLSSNSLSGSIPSELGQLQNLRILQLYSNDLSGNIPAEIGNMRKLQILRIGDNMLSGEIPPSIANLSELTVLAIGFCHLNGSIPVGIGKLKHLISLDLEMNSLSGPIPEEIQGCEELQNFAASNNMLEGDIPFSMGSLKSLKILNLANNSLSGSIPHALSHLSNLTYLNLLGNKLHGEIPSALNSLIQLQKLDLSKNNLSGSIPLLNVELQSLETLVLSDNALTGSIPSNFCLRGSKLRQLFLSSNMLSGKFPLELLNCSSIQQLDLSDNSFEGELPASLDKLKDLTDLVLNNNSFVGSIPPEIGNISSLEGLFLFGNFLTGKIPMEIGRLQRLSTIYLYDNQMSGLIPREITNCTSLEEIDFFGNHFTGPIPETIGKLKDLVVLHLRQNDLSGPIPPSMGYCKNLQILALADNTLSGSIPSTFSYLSELTKITLYNNSFEGPLPHSLSSLKSLKIINFSHNKFTGNFFPLTGSNSLTILDLTNNSFSGPIPSTLANSRNLSRLRLGQNYLTGSIPPEFHQLTELNFLDLSFNNLTGEMPPQLSNSKKIEHILMSNNRLSGKLPVWLGSLQELGELDLSYNNFSGRVPSELGNCSKLLKLSLHHNNLTGEIPLELGNLTALNVFNLQRNGFSGPIPPTMQQCTKLYELRLSENFLTGNIPVELGGLAELQVILDLSKNLFTGEIPPSLGNLMKLERLNLSFNQLEGKFPPSLGKLTSLHVLNLSNNHLEGQIPPTFSGFPLSSFLNNQGLCGPPLRSCSESTAQGKMQLSNTQVAAIIVAIVFTSTVICLVMLYLMLRIWCNWRKVAISSAEGGTVAHKIRNGEYWNMNSFGFIPSPDKQNSAATSFYNIKMETMENAHM; encoded by the coding sequence ATGAAACTCATACCTGTCAGACATTCTGCAATGGGTTCCATTTGGATGTGCCATTTCTTTCTGTTACTGTTCATACTAGATACTTCTTTAATTGCAAGTATGGCCAATAATGCAACAGATTCCTACTGGCTTATCAGAATCAAATCAGAGTTGGTAGATCCATCAGGAGCACTTGGCAACTGGTCTCCGACAACTCATGTCTGCGACTGGAATGGAGTAACATGTGCAGTTGATCAGGAACATGTTATTGCCCTGAACCTGTCTGGTTCAGGAATATCCGGTTCCATTTCAGTTGAGTTCAGACACCTCTCTTCTATTCAAACACTTGATTTGTCTTCAAATTCTCTTTCTGGCTCCATCCCTTCGGAGCTGGGTCAGCTTCAGAATCTAAGAATATTGCAACTATACTCAAATGATCTCTCTGGGAACATTCCTGCAGAGATAGGTAACATGAGGAAGTTGCAAATTCTTAGAATAGGTGACAACATGTTGAGTGGTGAAATTCCACCTAGTATTGCCAATTTGAGTGAATTGACAGTTCTGGCGATAGGATTCTGCCACTTGAATGGAAGCATACCAGTTGGGATTGGTAAGTTGAAGCATCTAATATCGCTTGATTTAGAAATGAACAGCCTTAGTGGGCCCATACCTGAAGAGATTCAAGGCTGTGAAGAGCTCCAAAACTTTGCAGCATCAAACAACATGCTTGAAGGAGACATACCTTTCTCTATGGGGTCgcttaaatcattaaaaattctGAATCTGGCCAATAACAGTTTGTCTGGGTCAATTCCTCATGCTTTGAGTCATCTTTCTAACTTGACTTACCTGAATTTGCTTGGAAACAAACTGCATGGAGAAATTCCTTCTGCGCTTAATAGTCTGATTCAGCTGCAGAAGTTAGACTTGTCCAAAAACAACCTCTCTGGATCAATACCTCTCCTTAATGTAGAATTGCAGAGTCTTGAAACTCTTGTTCTGTCTGATAATGCTCTGACCGGTAGCATTCCAAGTAACTTCTGCCTCAGAGGTTCAAAGCTTCGGCAACTCTTTTTGTCTAGCAACATGCTCTCTGGCAAGTTTCCTCTGGAGTTGCTCAACTGCTCCTCAATACAACAGTTGGACCTTTCCGATAACAGTTTTGAAGGAGAACTTCCTGCAAGCCTGGATAAACTGAAGGACCTCACAGATCTTGTTCTCAACAACAACAGCTTTGTTGGATCTATACCTCCTGAAATTGGAAACATTAGTAGCTTAGAGGGTCTTTTCCTATTTGGTAACTTCTTGACAGGTAAAATTCCAATGGAGATTGGAAGGCTGCAGAGATTGAGCACCATTTACCTCTATGACAACCAGATGTCAGGACTCATACCAAGAGAGATAACAAACTGCACAAGCTTAGAGGAAATTGACTTCTTTGGAAATCACTTCACAGGGCCCATTCCAGAGACTATAGGTAAGCTCAAGGACTTGGTTGTTCTGCATCTTAGGCAGAATGACTTGTCTGGTCCCATCCCACCAAGCATGGGGTACTGTAAAAACCTTCAGATATTGGCCTTAGCAGATAACACGTTGTCTGGTTCCATTCCATCTACATTCAGTTACCTCTCGGAACTCACCAAAATTACCCTTTACAACAACTCCTTTGAAGGGCCTCTCCCTCATTCACTCTCTTCTCTCAAAAGCCTGAAAATCATCAACTTTTCACACAACAAGTTCACTGGAAATTTCTTTCCTCTCACTGGTTCAAATTCTCTTACCATTCTGGACTTGACCAACAACAGTTTCTCAGGTCCCATCCCTTCCACTCTAGCCAATTCTAGAAACCTCAGCCGTCTCAGACTTGGACAAAATTATCTCACTGGAAGCATTCCTCCTGAATTTCACCAACTCACGGAGCTCAACTTTCTTGATTTATCATTCAACAATTTAACAGGAGAAATGCCACCTCAACTCTCAAACTCCAAGAAAATTGAACACATCCTCATGAGTAACAACAGGTTGAGTGGCAAATTACCTGTTTGGTTGGGAAGCTTACAAGAACTTGGTGAACTAGATCTCTCATACAATAACTTCAGTGGGAGGGTACCTTCTGAGCTTGGTAACTGCTCCAAATTGCTCAAGCTTTCTCTCCATCACAACAATCTGACCGGTGAAATCCCCCTAGAGCTTGGAAACCTCACTGCCCTCAATGTCTTTAATTTGCAAAGGAACGGATTCTCTGGCCCCATTCCTCCGACAATGCAGCAATGCACAAAACTGTATGAGCTTAGGCTCTCAGAGAACTTTTTAACAGGTAACATACCAGTTGAGCTAGGAGGGCTTGCTGAGTTGCAAGTGATTTTGGACTTGAGTAAAAATCTCTTCACCGGTGAGATTCCACCATCTCTTGGAAACCTCATGAAGCTAGAGAGACTCAACCTCTCTTTCAACCAACTTGAAGGAAAATTTCCTCCTTCACTGGGCAAACTCACAAGCCTGCACGTGTTGAATCTCTCAAACAACCATCTTGAAGGCCAGATTCCTCCAACATTTTCAGGATTCCCACTAAGCTCGTTCCTGAACAATCAGGGCTTGTGTGGCCCACCACTGAGATCATGCTCTGAATCCACGGCACAGGGGAAAATGCAGCTATCAAACACACAAGTGGCAGCAATCATTGTGGCCATTGTGTTTACTTCCACAGTGATATGCTTAGTGATGTTGTACCTGATGCTCAGGATCTGGTGCAACTGGAGAAAAGTTGCCATTTCGAGTGCAGAAGGTGGCACTGTTGCCCACAAGATAAGGAATGGAGAGTATTGGAACATGAATTCATTTGGGTTTATTCCTTCACCAGATAAGCAGAATTCAGCAGCAACTTCCTTCTACAATATTAAAATGGAGACCATGGAAAATGCacatatgtaa
- the LOC114175524 gene encoding cysteine-rich receptor-like protein kinase 1: MVQFFNVPENLITWLCLMLLSSSLLIPRAGCSGTGIRETGLTCGDYENPESTASNFMAIMDMVSFQVKERGWGAQTLLGSGPPMYALAQCRRDLKPADCYMCFSQAKLVLSRCVPKAAGRIYLDGCFLRYDDYSFIRESVDPTHDIGICVAPTLGNDTASLVSAMVSNVTEEATERGFAVDGGEGIFALAQCWSTLNKGRCKICLTEAAKKVLECVPSGEGKSLFTGCILRYSRHKFYNDVSTSNDIKVSPSTVQVNSEGPGVWTIVAFVLSLMVGISFIVIAASMCCHRMSSRRKVSDSGGLAPDFSFVAGFSFRYDLLENATDHFDPANKLGQDGAASVFKGTLPTGKIVAVKRLFFNKRQWTEGFFNEINLISGIQHKNVVKLLGCSIEGPESLLVYEFVPNGSLDQFLFGRGSEDALNWEKRFQIICGVAEGLAYLHEGSGTKIIHRDINSSNILFDENMNPKIADFGLARIVTGNKSHLKTANSRTLGYSAPEYVSKGQLTEKADIYAFGVLIVEIVCGKRNSDHIEGSTSLLHSVWKNYKANNITASVDPALKGKLTVEEASHTLQAGLLCTQSNVTLRPSMSEVVQMLTKKDYAIPSPKQQPFLNFGGLSQSDRTVSSNGLASARSSFHSTTSSLIPNEI; this comes from the exons ATGGTGCAATTTTTTAACGTTCCTGAAAATCTTATTACCTGGCTATGCCTAATGCTGCTGTCGTCGTCGTTGTTAATCCCACGTGCGGGATGCTCCGGCACGGGTATACGCGAAACGGGTCTCACGTGCGGGGATTATGAGAACCCTGAGTCTACCGCGTCGAATTTCATGGCCATAATGGACATGGTGTCGTTTCAGGTCAAAGAGCGAGGGTGGGGAGCGCAGACGCTGCTGGGTTCTGGGCCTCCGATGTACGCATTGGCCCAATGCCGGCGCGACCTGAAGCCCGCGGACTGCTACATGTGTTTCAGCCAAGCGAAGCTGGTGTTGTCACGGTGCGTGCCCAAGGCAGCTGGCAGAATCTACCTCGACGGCTGCTTCCTCCGATACGACGATTACTCCTTTATCCGCGAGAGCGTGGACCCCACTCATGATATCGGCATCTGCGTGGCCCCAACTCTGGGGAATGACACGGCCAGCTTGGTGTCGGCGATGGTGTCGAACGTGACGGAGGAGGCAACGGAGCGTGGGTTCGCGGTGGACGGAGGGGAGGGGATTTTCGCCCTGGCGCAGTGCTGGTCGACGCTGAACAAAGGGAGGTGCAAGATATGCTTGACCGAAGCGGCGAAGAAAGTGCTGGAATGTGTGCCCAGTGGTGAGGGTAAGAGTCTATTCACTGGTTGCATTTTGAGGTATTCAAGGCACAAATTCTACAACGACGTTTCAACATCTAACGACATCAAGGTTTCTCCTTCTACAG TTCAAGTTAATTCAGAAGGGCCTGGTGTGTGGACGATCGTTGCATTTGTATTATCATTGATGGTAGGGATTTCATTCATCGTAATAGCTGCATCTATGTGCTGCCATAGAATGTCGTCACGTAGAAAAG TAAGCGACAGTGGTGGTTTGGCACCTGATTTTTCCTTCGTAGCTGGCTTCAGTTTTAGGTACGATTTGCTCGAGAACGCCACAGATCATTTTGATCCTGCAAACAAATTAGGTCAAGATGGAGCTGCTTCCGTGTTCAAAGGAACCCTCCCCACTGGGAAGATTGTTGCTGTTAAacgattattttttaataaacggCAATGGACAGAGGGGTTCTTCAATGAGATCAATTTGATTAGTGGGATTCAACACAAGAATGTGGTGAAGCTTTTGGGGTGCAGCATTGAAGGCCCTGAAAGCCTGTTGGTTTATGAATTTGTGCCCAATGGAAGTCTTGATCAATTCCTTTTCG GTAGGGGCTCAGAAGATGCTCTGAACTGGGAAAAACGGTTTCAAATCATATGTGGGGTAGCTGAGGGCCTAGCATACCTTCATGAAGGCTCTGGAACAAAGATTATTCACAGAGACATAAACTCTAGCAACATTCTATTTGATGAGAATATGAATCCAAAAATAGCGGATTTTGGTCTTGCTCGCATTGTTACTGGAAACAAATCTCATCTTAAGACAGCAAATTCGAGAACACT GGGATATTCGGCTCCTGAATATGTTTCCAAAGGACAACTGACAGAGAAGGCAGACATATATGCTTTTGGTGTCCTAATTGTTGAAATTGTGTGTGGTAAGAGGAACAGTGATCACATAGAGGGGTCAACTTCACTTCTCCACAGC GTGTGGAAGAATTACAAGGCAAATAATATAACAGCATCCGTTGATCCAGCTCTGAAAGGTAAACTTACGGTAGAAGAAGCATCACATACGCTCCAAGCTGGCCTTCTTTGTACACAATCAAATGTTACTCTGAGACCATCCATGTCTGAAGTAGTTCAGATGCTAACCAAGAAAGACTACGCTATTCCCTCTCCAAAGCAACAACCATTCCTCAATTTCGGTGGGCTAAGTCAAAGTGACCGCACTGTATCCTCAAATGGGCTTGCAAGTGCAAGGTCCTCCTTCCACAGCACCACCAGTTCACTAATTCCAAATGAGATTTAA
- the LOC114178879 gene encoding uncharacterized protein LOC114178879, producing MGSVVFGVWFLWAAAYAMTLSRCYPNTCRSYCGNITIDYPFALQYGCGHPGFRDLLFCMNEVLMFHVSSGSYRVLEIDYAYQALTLHEPHMSTCHNLVLGSRGNGFSVEPWRAPYMNPAADNVFMLIACSPRSPLFQGFPGKHLPCRNVSGMGCEDYLSCPAWEMMGHKRLGSAAFFGSGPPECCAVPYQAIREINLTKLQCEGYSSAYSVAPLKVDGPGGWSYGIRVRYSLQGNDEFCGACEATGGTCGYGSDGIRQVCMCGDFNSTSNCDSVGIPSGARSTYKHDQVLAGLLTFVVLWMTTTIQISKV from the exons ATGGGTTCAGTGGTGTTTGGAGTGTGGTTTCTCTGGGCAGCAGCATATGCAATGACTCTAAGTCGGTGTTACCCCAACACATGCCGTTCATACTGCGGCAACATAACCATAGATTACCCCTTCGCACTCCAATACGGTTGCGGCCACCCAGGCTTCCGCGACCTTCTTTTCTGCATGAACGAGGTTCTCATGTTCCACGTCAGCTCCGGCTCCTACAGGGTCCTCGAAATCGACTACGCCTACCAGGCCCTCACCCTTCACGAGCCTCACATGTCCACCTGCCACAACCTCGTCCTCGGATCCCGAGGCAACGGCTTCTCTGTCGAACCCTGGCGCGCTCCTTACATGAACCCCGCCGCCGACAACGTCTTCATGCTCATCGCCTGCTCCCCCCGCTCCCCCCTCTTCCAGGGCTTCCCCGGAAAACACCTCCCCTGCCGCAACGTCTCCGGCATGGGCTGCGAGGATTACCTCTCCTGCCCCGCCTGGGAGATGATGGGCCACAAGAGATTGGGCTCGGCTGCCTTCTTCGGCTCCGGCCCACCCGAGTGCTGTGCTGTTCCCTATCAGGCTATTAGGGAGATTAACCTCACCAAGCTTCAGTGTGAAGGGTATAGCAGTGCTTACAGCGTCGCTCCGCTTAAGGTTGATGGGCCTGGCGGCTGGTCCTACGGGATCCGTGTTAGGTACTCCCTCCAGGGGAATGATGAGTTCTGTGGCGCTTGTGAAGCCACCGGTGGCACCTGTGGCTACGGTTCCGATGGGATTAGACAGGTCTGTATGTGCGGGGACTTCAACTCCACTTCCAATTGTGATTCAG TTGGCATACCGTCAGGAGCAAGGTCTACCTACAAACACGATCAAGTATTAGCAG GACTATTGACGTTTGTGGTATTGTGGATGACGACGACCATTCAGATTTCAAAAGTATGA
- the LOC114175613 gene encoding uncharacterized protein LOC114175613 — protein MEVPDSAESTVPQNSPRLAGTVNWGTATVIGVFAGMLYGGSKEAAASVSKDAEVMLKLGSTEDKREQYRLMRDAMEKRFLRVTRGSIVGGIRLGMFTAAFYCMQNFLAEKRGVHDVFNVVGAGSATASAFGLIMPGSLRWRARNMALGSVLGAAFCFPLGWVHLKLVQMANEASQAAHPPGQREVKSGVSAAIERLEGNLSK, from the exons ATGGAAGTCCCTGACAGCGCCGAATCCACAGTTCCACAA AATTCTCCAAGACTAGCTGGAACAGTTAACTGGGGAACAGCGACTGTTATTGGAGTATTTGCAGGCATGTTATACGGTGGTAGCAAGGAGGCAGCTGCTTCTGTT AGCAAGGATGCCGAAGTTATGTTGAAACTTGGGAGCACTGAAGATAAACGCGAACAATATCGATTGATGAGAGATGCAATGGAGAAACGATTCCTTAGAGTTACACGGGGCTCAATAGTGGGAGGGATACGCCTTGGAATGTTTACTGCTGCATTTTACTGCATGCAAAATTTCCTTGCAGAGAAGAGGGGTGTTCATGatgtttttaatgttgttgGAGCTGGATCAGCGACTGCTTCAGCTTTTGGTTTAATCA TGCCTGGATCACTCCGTTGGCGAGCAAGGAACATGGCGCTAGGGTCGGTGCTGGGAGCAGCATTTTGCTTTCCTCTTG GTTGGGTCCATCTGAAGCTGGTACAAATGGCTAATGAAGCGAGTCAGGCAGCACATCCACCTGGTCAGAGAGAAGTTAAGAGTGGGGTTAGTGCTGCAATTGAGAGGCTTGAAGGAAATTTAAGTAAATGA